The sequence CTGCCGTTGCTCGGGGCGGGACGGGAGGCGCGGGCACTGCGTGGGCAGCGCCGTCCCTCGGAGCCCCGccggctgggcagcagccccagcgcctCCGCGATGCCGGGGGACGAAAAGGGCGACAGCAGGCTGCCTTACGCTGGGCCGATGGTCCTTCTTCATGTCCACGCTGCCCTGGCTGGTGTCCCTGATGTCATCCAGGGAGAGGAACTGCAGAGAGAGGCCCGCGGCGGTGACCGGCTGGCAGCGGGGCCCGGCGTGCCGCACCGCACCGCAGCGCCCCGTGGGGCCTGGGAGCTGCCGCTGCGCAGGCAGGACTGaaccagcagcagagggaaagctCTGGCTTTAGAGCCTCTGCCAGGACAGGAGCTGGTCTATAAGGTCCCTTTAACAGATggcctttaaggtccctttaaCAGATGGcccttaaggtcccttccaacccgagccgtGCTAGCAGAAGGAAGGCTAAGGCACGGGACGGAGGGGTCCCAACGTGCTGTGTAGGAGATAAGctctcccagcagggctgcgaGGCAGCAAATCCCTTCCCTCGGAGGCCACACAGGAGTTTCATGACAAAAACCTCCTGAGGCGCTCCTGCCGTGCctgggggcgggagggggcagACGTGgggctgaaggcagcagagcGCGCAGGGCCGCAGGGAGCACACCCGCAGCGTccccctcacctcctcctcctccgtccCGAAGGTTGCGTCAGCGTCCCTGCCGTCCTCCCCCACGGAGCAGGGCAGCTTCTCCCGCCTGTCAGGGAGCAGAAACACAGTCAGGTGCTGTGCACCACCGGCTAGAGGCTCgggcaaagcagcagcaggcttcCCCCAGCCCGGCCGTGGCGCACGCAGCAACTGGTGCGGCGTCCTTCTGCAGCGCCTCTGGGCACAACTCCCGGGCACCAGGCACGGACCGCAGCGCGCTGCCAGCACCGCTGGGCAGCCACAGCACCAGCTCGCTCCCTGATGAGCTGCCACCCACGGTCCTGGCAGCGCTGGGGGGCTGCAAAGGAATCAGGACTTGAGGGAAGAGGGGACTCAGTCCATCCAGCAAATCCTATCTTGAACAAAAACGTCCCGCTCAGCTCGGGAGCTCAATTTGAAAGAGAATGATTCACTGCAAGGCAACAACACTGCGTGGAGATAATTTTGGGGGATGTTCAGAAAGCTCCGCAGCAGCTTCACGGTGCTGCAGCCCCAACAGAGCCTCCTTCAGGTGCCCTGCCTCAGGCTCCCAAACAAGCCCGCAGCACAGTTCCCGGTGAGCGGGGTTTACGGCTGGGCGAGCCAGAGGACGGATGgctcctgcagggagctgcctgAGCCCAGCACCCGCTCGGTGCGAGGCGCCTCACAAAAGCCTCGGGTTTTACAAAATTTGCCTGAGGGCACACAGAACAGTGTCACAAGCTGATCCCGCCTTAGTGGAAGCCAGGTTCTGAACTCAAGCCGGGTTGGCAGAAGCCAACTTGTGCAAGACAACTTGAAAACTGCGACTGCAACAGCAGTGCCCCGCTCTCAGCAACAGTGGGGAAACAAATCACGAGCTTCTTTGCCACACGGGTCACGCTGTGCGCTGAGAGGCGCGCTGCGGGGTGCTGGGCACGGCCCTCTCCTTACCCAACAGCCGGGCACCGCAACGACAAAACCCCCGCACGGCGCCGCTGGAAGAGCTCTGGGGGAAGAGCTTGGCCCCAAGCCCTCGAGGCAGAACCGAGTCCCAGTGGGGCCTTTCACGCTGCCTGCAGAAATCCTCAGCCCCAGAGAACCTCTCCTAGGGCTGCAGGCTGACGCTGCAATCGGCtggcttgtttttaaaataaaggattgCCGTAAGGGAAGGGTGCTCGGGAAAAGCAAAGCGTGGCTCTGAGCGGGGGCAGAGCCCCGGGGGCTCTCCCTGTGGGTGGGACAGGTCACGGCCTCGTCCCTGTGCCAGCAGAGCTCGCACACGGCTGCGGCAGGAGCTCCTCAGCTCAGCAGGGCCGTGCCACAACGCAGGGGCTGAGCAGCGAGGGGACACGTCCGTGTGTTCCGCTAAAGCAGTGGGACTTGCAGGAAGACCCCAGCCCCTACAAGGATCGTCTCCCCAGCGGATGGAGCTCGTTGCTTACTTCTTATTGGAAATGAAGTCGAGTGCCTGGTACACCAGAGAGTAGAGATACTCCACCTGTAAAACAGGGGCCAGACtcagagacagagaaagcaGCTCCCAGAAAAGACCCCTCGGCTGACGCCAGGATGACCACGGACCTTCCCGTATCCCCACACAGCCTGAGTTCAATTTCTTAATAatcttgttgtgttttttttccccattcgAGCCATTTTGAATCCAGGTTTGGGAAAAGaggttgttttttgcttttgttttttctccaggcTGCCAATCCCAACACATATAAAGGAATTTAGGAATTTGAGATCAATAACCTTCTAAATTCCTTGGCCATTATTACATTCAAGTCATCCAAACTCAAGGGCAGCTCCCCAAAGCAGCCCCCATAGAAGCCTCAGCCCCAGGAGCCCCAACTGAGGGATCAGGGCCAGGACCAGGACGTAGCCGTGCCCAACGGCGCTCTCACCTTCTTGCTGTAGACGCAGGCAGAGCCCTGGATTAACAGAGCTGCTTCTATGAAGTTCATGGTGGTTTTGCCACCATCAAAGGAAATACAGATTTGGTCCAGCTGCAAAACgtacaagagaaggaaaatgaaacactgCTTTGCGGACTGATTTAAGGCTAGCACTGCAAAAGGCAAAAGTCAAAATCACGGCAGTTTGCCTAGCGTGACACTCTGGGGCTGGATGTAATGAGTGAACgcagaaggaaggaatgccattccccttttccctgcagCACGAGGGCCTTTTCTGTGGCTGCACTACAAGGGACACATCCCTGAAATCAGGGGACACCCAGAAGGGATGGCTGTGCGACGACGCTGGATCTCCCACCCCTGCACGTCCACCCGCACAGGCCAGTGACCACGCCGCTGCACTGCCCTGGGGCAAGCAGGAGCTCCGTGGCCGTGccgggcggcgggcagcggccgcGGGCAGGGACAGAGGCTCCCCGTGCACGATCAGccctgccgcagccccccgcagcgcGGGGGCACGGCGCCCCCCTCACCTCCTCCAGGTACTCCCCGAGCTGCGCGGCCACGTCCACCTCCCAGTTCTTGGTGAGGTCGCGgatgggctgcaggaggtgcaggaAGCGCGACTCCACGTCCTCCATGGCGGCTCCCCGGGGGTGCAGGCAGCTCCTCGGCGGTCGGACGCAGGCCGGGCACGGCGAGCTGCCCGCTGGGCGCCGGGTGGCTCGGGGCAGGGTCACTCCGGGTCCGGTGGCGGGGGGCAGCCGCGGTCACACGGAGCCAGCGGCGGCCTCGTGGCTtcagcaggaggaaagctgtAAGGAAGGGAGCCCGACGGGCACAGGGCAGCGCCCaggaggcaggagaagaaaggaacGCTGTGCGTTACCTTGCGGAACCACGGCAGGCGGGCTGAGCACCGGGCTGAGCACCGGGATGAGCACTGGGATGAGCACCGGGATGAGCACCGGGATGAGCTCTGGGCCCAGCACCGGGGCCGAGCACCGGGCCCAGCACTGGGCCCTGGCAGCCCGAGGCTGAGTGTGGCCTGCAAAGGGCGCGGGTGTCACCGGCGTGCAGCTGGGGGGCACCGGTAGGGACCTGGGCCAGGAACTGGGACCGAGACCGGGACCTGGGACCGGGGACAGGGGTCCGGAGCCGGGGAACGGGGACATGGGAACGGGGATGGGGAACGGGACCCGGGGGACGGGACCCGGGGGACGGGAACCGGGGACGGGGACTGGGGCCGGGatcgggggccggggccggggaccgggggccggggccgggaaCCAGGGCCGGGGCAGGGATCGGGATCGGGATCGGGGACCGCGACCGGGGccggggaccggggccgggaccAGGGCAGGGATCGGGAGCCAGGACCGGGGATCGGGATccggggccggggccagggACCCGCTCCGCGCGGCAGGGCCGCAGCCGCGCACCGGTGCCGGTGCCGAGCCCAGGGGCCGCTCCCGCCGCGCTCAGCGCCGCTCCCGCCGCGCCGCCATTTCGCGCTtcccgcccgccgcgccccggccGCGCGCTGCCGTCACCGGGCGCCGCGTCACgggccccgcccgccgcgctcggccccgccgccggccccgtcCGCGCCATGGCGgagccgccgcgccgcccgcggGAGCTGTTCCTGGCCGGGCTGGCCGCCGCCTACCTCGCCGCCTTCGTCTCGCTCTACCTGCAGGTGCCCGGTACGCCGCGCCCCGacccgccccgtcccgccccgccgggctcgGCGCCGCGCTGAGCCCCGGCCCCGTTCCGTGTCCCCGCAGGGCTGTACGGGCGCGACGGGATCCTGCCGGTGCGGCGGGCGCTGCggccgggcggccgcgggctgcgggcgctgctgcGGGACGAGCCCAcgctgctgtggctgtgcccGCGCGCGGGGCTGGAGGCGGAGCGCGGCGcggagctgctctgcctgctgggcgccgccgccgcgctgggCGCGCTGCTGAGCCCCGCGCTGCGGGACTGCCTGCTGCTCGCCGCCCTGCGCGCCGCCTACCTCTCGCTCTGCCAGGTACGGctccggcaccggcaccggcaccgggaccctgccccggcaccggcaccgaGCGCTGCGCGGCCGCTGCTCGTGGttgtgcacgggggggggggagggcgggctgggggtgagctctgggttgggggggggattgggagTGGGTGAGCTGGGGGGTGAGGAGGGTGAGCTGGGTGCCTGGGTGAGCTGGGGGTGCCTGGGTGAGCTGGGTGCCTGGGTGAGCTGGGGGTGCCTGGGTGAGCTGGGGGTGCATGGGTGAGCTGTGCACgtgtgagctggggggggtgtGCTGTGTGTGAGCTGGGGGCGTGTGTGATTGTgagtgtgtgcacatgtgtgtgaGCTGGGTGTGTGTGCTGGGTGTGTGATTGTGTGTGTGAGCTGGGTGTGAGCTGGGGGTGCCTGGGTGAGCTGGGTGCCTGGGTGAGCTGTGCACgtgtgagctggggggggtgtGCTGGGTGTGAGCTGGGGGCGTGTGTGATTGTgagtgtgtgcacatgtgtgtgaGCTGGGTGTGAGCTGGGTGTGTGTGAGCTGGGGGTGTGTGATTGTGAGCTGTGATTGTGTGTGTCAGCTGTGTGCGTGTGTGATTGTGTGTGCAGGTGTGTGCGAGCTGGGTGcgtgcatgtgtttgtgtgttgtgGGCTGGGTGCAAgctgggggtgtgtgtgtgcctgtctgggtgtgtgtgtgtgagctgGGTGTGTGTGattgtgagtgtgtgtgtgtgtcagctctatgtatgtgtgtgtgtgtgattatGAGTGTGAGCTGGGTGCATGTGAGCCGTGCGTGTGAGGTGTGTGAGCTGTCTGTGcatgtgcctgtgtgtgtgagctgggtgtgtgcatgtgtcCGTGTGCGCGCCTCTGAGCTGGGTGTGCGTGtgtttctgtgtatgtgtgagCTGTGTGCCCCCGTCgctgtgtgtgcgtgtgtcaGCACAGCTGCGGCAGGACTCGgttcctcttccctcccaaCCCGGGGAaacccagcagggagcagctcaccaggagcccccccggcagggcgcccgctgctgctgctgctgctgctggagctggggacgCCACGTGGCGCTGCTCCAACCCCGCAGCGTGCGGCTGCCCCTGTCCCGGGCTGCCCCTGTCCCGGGGTGCCCCTGTCGCGGGGTGCCCCTCTCCCCGGGGTACCCCCTGTGCCATGTCCCGTGGGGGCAGGACAGGAGCCAGGCTCGGTCCCTGCCCCCGgaggggcagcaccaggagccgTGCAAGCCGGGGCTCCCGGCTGCCGGAGCAGCCTCCACCCAGCCCCTGCGTGCCAGGCCCTCGTCCTTCCCTTTTAAGGTGATGTGCAGAGAAATCCtcgccctcctcttcctcctcctcctcccctcagTGCTGTCTGCAAGCGGGGCTCAGCcaggggctgtgccaggagggGCAGCCCCGTGCAGCGGGGCGGCGTGGGGCAGGGCTCGGCCCCGTCCTGTCCCCGTCCTgccgccggggctgccccgtTCCTGCTGCCGGCCACGTGGCCGTGCCTGGAGCTCAGCTCCCGCCTGGAGCCGCTCCTGGGCTGCGGTTCCTGGCGCCGCAGCCTTGCAGCACGTCCGGCCCGGGAGCATCCCTCCTCCGtcctccctcctccacctcACGCCCCGGGCGGCGCTGCCTCCGTGGCATCACGGCGTGCCGAGGCCGCTGCCACGCGCTGGGGCTGGCCCGAGGCCGGCCTCGGGtttggcagggtgctggggaggcgccgggggggctccgtgcgggcagggagcaggggagggcCCGGGGGGCaaaaccccacagcacagagccccccgccccgctcaccGCTCCCTCTCCCCGCAGGTAGGACAGGTCTTCCTCTACTTCCAGTGGTAAGTCAGCCGCCGCACGCCCGCCCTCCAGACCCCGCAGGGCCCTGCCGGGGGGCTCCGTGCCTCCTCCCAACCCACGGGGGGCTCCGTCCCCGCTCGGCACCTCGGGGACGCGGCCCCGGGGTGCCGGTGTGGGACTGTGGCGTGCCCGCAGGGACAGCCTCCTGCTGGAAGCGGGCTTCCTGGGCGTGCTGGTGGCCCCCCTGCGCCTCTTCAAGTGGCGCTCGACGGCATGGCGCGCCCACGACGGCGTCACCTTCTGGCTGGTGCGCTGGCTGCTCTTCCGCCTCATGTTCGCCTCCGGCGTGGTGAAGCTGACCAGCCGCTGCCCCACCTGGTGGGGGCTCACAGGTGAggggggcacggcccccgcGGGGTGTCGCAGGCCGTGGGGGCACACAGCGAGGCGGGGGGGAGACAGGCACAGCCCCTGGCCCCAGGCTGTGCCCCGTGTGGCTCTGGGCAGCTCCCCCGTGCAAACGCACCGTGCTCGGCCCCCGCGGCACGGCTCTGCCCGCCccgagctgctcccctgcccccagGCGCGCCGCTGaccccctgctgtccccccagCTCTCACCTACCACTACGAGACGCAGTGCATCCCCACGCCGGCCGCCTGGTTCGCCCACCAGCTGCCCGTGTGGTTCCAGAAGCTCAGCGTGGTGGCCACCTACGTCATCGAGATTGCCGTCCCGCTGCTCTTCTTCGCCCCCATCCGCCGCCTCCGGCTCTTCGCCTTCTACTGCCAGGTGCGGGGGGCGTTGGGACACCGGCGGGGGGGCTGCATgcaggctgctgccccccccgggcagcctgctCAGCGCCGTGacgcccccagccctgcctttgCTCCCGCCCAGGTCCTGCTGCAGGTCCTCATCATCCTCACGGGCAACTACAACTTCTTCAACGCGCTCACCATCGTCCTGGCCTTCTCCCTGCTGGATGAGGAGCACGTGGCGTACTGGCTGGGGCGCAGCAAGAAGAAGCACGGCAGCTGTGAGTCGGGGGGCTCGCGGCCCGATGGGGGCGCGGTGCCCTCTGCTGTGcgtggggcggggaggggccgggccgCCAGCTCCGCGTGGCCCCGGGAGGTGTCGTTGCGGCTGCCCCGTGTTGGTGCTGAGCGAGCTGCCGCCCCTGGGGCGCTCAGGCCGGGGCACAGCACGGGGCTGTGGTGCAGGGAGGTGCTCCGAGCGCCGCCCCTGCCCTCCCGCACGCGGGCTCTCGGGGCTGGGTTCGTGGTCTGCTGGGTGCCGTGGGTCAGGCCCCGGCGCTGAGCTGCCCCCCGCCGTCAGCCTGGCCCCCCAGCTTCCTCGCCTTCCTCTCcaccctgctggagctggctgccTACGCCCTGCTGCTCTACTGGAGCGTCCAGCACTTCGGCCTGGAGATCGACTGGGAGAAGAAGGTGCTGGAATCCAAAGTGGGTACGTCCCGGCCGCACCGGGGTggccgtccccgtccccacggccCGGCTGCTCCCACGGGTGCCGCCGCCGGCCCTGACCCCGCGCTGTCGCCCTGCCCCAGCCTTCACCTACCACGAGTTCACCCAGTGGCTGCGGGCGGTGACGCTGCCGCTGGTGGGGCTGGGCTTCCTCTCGCTGTCCTGGGAGATCCTCTCCGCCTTGTACCGGTGAGCGCCGCAGAGCCCTGCGCCCCTGGGGTGCGGTTCCCAGCCGTGCTGAGGAGGGGCTCACCcgggtccccgtccccacaccGTGCACCCAGCCGTGCCCCCCCGCCATGCACGTGCGGCCTGGGGGGGCCGTGCGGGTCTGAGCCCCCCCGTCCCACCCCTCACAGGTGCGTCTGCGTCCGCGGCTGCTTCTGGAAGCTGTGGGCTTTGCTGCAGTGGGCCGTCTTCGCCACGGCCGCCGTGGGGGTGTTCGCCGTCAGCTTGGTGAGcctggggggacggggggctctgctgggccGCGGGGGTGGTCCCCGCTCCTtcggctggggctggggggtgcgggtgggcagcagcggggcgcgggggggctctgcccgtGCCTCCTGCAGCCGCCCTCCTCCTGCGCCGCCCAGGTGCCCTTCACCTACATCGACTACGAGTCCAACGGCAAGCTGTGGCCCGGCATCCACCACATGTTCAACGCCGTCGAGCGCTTCCAGGTGGTGAACTCCTACGGGCTCTTCCGCAGGATGACGGGCGTCGGGGGGCGGCCCGAGGTGGTGCTGGAGGGCAGCTACGACAAGCAGACCTGGACGGTGAGCGCCCGCCTCGCTCCGagggctgggatggggctgaGGAGCCAGCCCCGAGCATCCCCTCCCCGCTGCCTTGGTGCTGCCGGGGACCCCGGCCGTCCccgtgggctgggggggggctttgttCGTCCCACGGCCCCTGGAGGTGACGGGGGGAGCGTGGGGGAGCTGTGGTCCGGacccgagccccccgccccgccctgCCCGCAGGAGATCGAGTTCATGTACAAGCCGGGCAACGtcagcgcggccccgccgctggTGGCCCCGCACCAGCCCCGCCTGGACTGGCAGATGTGGTTCGCGGCCCTGGggcaccacagcagcagcccctggttCGCCAGCTTCGTGCACCGCCTGCTGCAGGGCAAGAAGGACGGTgagtggggcgggggggtcagtggggcgggggggtcagtggggcgggggggtcagTGGGGCGGGGGCCTGGGGCGGCCCCCCTAACGCTGCGCCCCCCGCAGTGATCCGCCTGGTGCAGCTCGATGAGGCCAAGTACCCGTTCAGCGCCCAGCCGCCCACCTACATCCGCGCCCAGCTCTACAAGTACTGGTTCACCGGCAGCGCCGAGACCGGGTGAGCGGGGACGGCCGGGGGCAGGGCTGGCTCAGcacccccccgctgccccccctgcaccccaacaCGGGGGTGTCTGCACACCGACGTGCTGGCTGTCCTTGGGCAGCTGCTGCGGGGGCAAGCTGTGAGGGTGGGAGCTCACCGGGACCCTGAGAGCAGCTCCAGGGGGCTGCGAGGCTGCGGGGGGgtcccgttcccccccccccaggcactgATCCCCTGTCCCGCAGGGAGGGGGCTACGCGGTGGTGGCGGCGGCAGCACGTCCAGGAGTTCTTCCCCACCGTCTCTCTGGGCGACCCCACGCTGGAGAACCTCCTCGCGCAGCACGGGCTGAAGGTAGGGCCccgtccccgcgccccgccgagccccctgCGTGGCCGTGGGGCGGCGCtcacccccccgtgcccccccaggacAAGGCGCCACCGAAGCGCCCGGCGACCACCTTCCTGCCCTGGCTCCTGGAGTCCATCCGGCGCCTCAGCCTCCCCTACTCGGGCCCGGCCGTGCTGTGGTCCCTGTACCTCGTCGCCGCCAGCGCCTGCCTGCTGCGCGCCCtcggccgccggccccgggggggggcgcccccggcccgccaCAAAGGCCCCAAGCGGGGGGACCCGGTGGACCGAGGGGGCGACGAAAAAAACGGgcaggtgaggaggaaggaggccaAAGAGGCGGAGGAGAAGGGCGAGGGCCGTGCCCGGGGGGCGGCCGACAGCGAGGGCCCCCGCAGCACCAAGAAGAAGAAGTAGCAGCAGCGCCGGGAGCCGCCAGCCCAGGACCCGTCTTCCACGCACTGACTGATGCCGCTGGctccgggccccccccgcgctCCCCGGCTGCCCGACGCTGCCTCTGTCcccatgggggggtcctggcggggcacggcccccccccccgccatcaCGACCCCCGCCCCGGGGTGAGCGTGCCGCTCTCCCTGCCAGTGCCTTCACGCACAGCCGGAGCAGCGCGGGCGGTGGTggcctccccgtgccccccagcaggggctgcccccctgccccccccggccgtcctgtggggcaggggcagcgctgggggggCAGCTGCATCGCGGCCTCGTGTGCCCACAGGGGGCtccggcccccgctgccccgtGCCGGGGGGGTCT comes from Anser cygnoides isolate HZ-2024a breed goose chromosome 1, Taihu_goose_T2T_genome, whole genome shotgun sequence and encodes:
- the LMF2 gene encoding lipase maturation factor 2: MAEPPRRPRELFLAGLAAAYLAAFVSLYLQVPGLYGRDGILPVRRALRPGGRGLRALLRDEPTLLWLCPRAGLEAERGAELLCLLGAAAALGALLSPALRDCLLLAALRAAYLSLCQVGQVFLYFQWDSLLLEAGFLGVLVAPLRLFKWRSTAWRAHDGVTFWLVRWLLFRLMFASGVVKLTSRCPTWWGLTALTYHYETQCIPTPAAWFAHQLPVWFQKLSVVATYVIEIAVPLLFFAPIRRLRLFAFYCQVLLQVLIILTGNYNFFNALTIVLAFSLLDEEHVAYWLGRSKKKHGSSWPPSFLAFLSTLLELAAYALLLYWSVQHFGLEIDWEKKVLESKVAFTYHEFTQWLRAVTLPLVGLGFLSLSWEILSALYRCVCVRGCFWKLWALLQWAVFATAAVGVFAVSLVPFTYIDYESNGKLWPGIHHMFNAVERFQVVNSYGLFRRMTGVGGRPEVVLEGSYDKQTWTEIEFMYKPGNVSAAPPLVAPHQPRLDWQMWFAALGHHSSSPWFASFVHRLLQGKKDVIRLVQLDEAKYPFSAQPPTYIRAQLYKYWFTGSAETGEGATRWWRRQHVQEFFPTVSLGDPTLENLLAQHGLKDKAPPKRPATTFLPWLLESIRRLSLPYSGPAVLWSLYLVAASACLLRALGRRPRGGAPPARHKGPKRGDPVDRGGDEKNGQVRRKEAKEAEEKGEGRARGAADSEGPRSTKKKK